A window of the Salmo trutta chromosome 25, fSalTru1.1, whole genome shotgun sequence genome harbors these coding sequences:
- the LOC115162262 gene encoding serine/threonine-protein kinase PLK4 isoform X2 — translation MRSKMSVSIGNKIEDFKVLTLLGKGSFACVYRAKSVNTGLEVAIKMIDKKAMHKSGMVQRVSNEVEIQCRLKHPSILELYNYFEDSNYVYLVLEMCHNGEMSRYLKDRKMPFSEGEARHFMHQIVKGMLYLHTHGIMHRDLTLSNLLLSGNMNLKIADFGLATKLKLPSEKHFTMCGTPNYISPEVATHSAHGLESDVWSLGCMFYAFLMGRPPFDTDTVKHTLNKVVLGEYDMPSHVSQEAQDLIHQLLRKDPAQRPSLSAVLEHPFMTQSLLARTKELSLGEPGSMDSGIATISTACTSSMSGSSSSRHLQRRARHVMGPALPNIMMPIPTLPRPPSNACFEGVEQWQQQHSDRVGRSRAALGGESGRPHSRYLRRAHSSDRSSSSVTPAQGMGQAELERCHSEEMLTVSGRLAFPMSSSYKDTPQPFTEHGRLPSPPVKQTASSGCSYSTQPPRPLNLQLEESEGVQNWFSKEGPFPRPTDVSSHSSSGSFHSSREPLGVHNYWSDKPAGRGTSSHRNQNHHHPSNTESYWENGQRVHGGELQSLSKPSIAKEKSLRNVLPPLCASRLKPIRQKTKNAVVSILDTGEVCMELLKGQGPQERVKEVLRISGDGSMVTIYQPNEGKGFPVLERPPAPPEDILICSYDDLPEKYWRKYQYASKFVLVVKSKTPKVTLYTKSAKCMLMENSPNADLEVCFYDGAKIHKTSELVRVVEKSGKSYTVKGEVGLSGLSPESRLYVELSDEGHSMCLSLEAAITAEEQHSVKSTPFFPITIGRRPANPDSSCPSSQPATADVASLPQPPCFTPSRIFYEESDITSAIVNKNCSPLSVKQDHTANAGKVLKSVFVPNIGWASQLTSGEVWVQFNDGSQLVVQAGVSCIIYTSPVGRTTRYKENEKLPELVKEKLHCLSTILGLLASPAARR, via the exons ATGAGAAGCAAGATGAGTGTTTCAATCGGTAATAAAATCGAG GACTTCAAAGTTCTCACTCTCCTTGGTAAGGGCTCCTTTGCATGTGTTTACCGGGCGAAGTCAGTTAACACTGGCTTGGAGGTGGCGATCAAAATG ATTGACAAAAAAGCCATGCACAAATCTGGTATGGTCCAGCGTGTAAGTAACGAAGTGGAGATTCAGTGTCGATTGAAGCATCCGTCAATACTAGAG CTGTACAACTACTTTGAAGACAGTAATTATGTGTACTTGGTGTTGGAGATGTGCCATAATGGAGAGATGAGTCGATACCTGAAAGATAGGAAGATGCCCTTCTCAGAGGGTGAAg CAAGGCACTTCATGCATCAAATAGTGAAAGGTATGCTGTACTTGCATACACATGGCATCATGCATCGGGACCTGACCTTGTCCAACCTGCTGCTGTCAGGCAATATGAACCTTAAAATAGCTGACTTTGGCCTGGCCACCAAGCTGAAGCTCCCCAGCGAGAAGCACTTCACCATGTGTGGCACACCCAACTACATCTCCCCAGAGGTGGCCACCCACAGTGCCCACGGCCTGGAATCTGATGTCTGGTCTCTGGGCTGCATGTTCTATGCCTTCCTGATGGGCCGGCCCCCGTTTGACACAGACACGGTGAAGCACACCCTCAACAAGGTGGTTCTGGGGGAGTATGACATGCCCAGCCATGTGTCCCAGGAGGCCCAGGACCTGATCCATCAGCTGCTGAGGAAGGACCCTGCGCAACGGCCCAGCCTGTCTGCTGTGCTGGAGCACCCCTTCATGACCCAAAGCCTGCTGGCCAGGACCAAGGAGCTGAGCCTGGGGGAGCCAGGCTCCATGGACAGCGGCATCGCCACCATCTCCACAGCCTGCACCTCGTCCATGtccggcagcagcagcagccgccATCTCCAGAGGAGAGCCAGGCATGTGATGGGACCTGCCTTGCCCAATATCATGATGCCTATCCCTACACTGCCCCGGCCGCCCAGCAACGCCTGCTTTGAGGGGGTTGAGCAGTGGCAGCAGCAGCACTCAGACAGAGTAGGCAGGAGCAGAGCTGCTCTGGGTGGGGAGAGTGGACGGCCCCACTCCAGGTACCTACGAAGGGCTCACTCCTCAGACCGGTCTAGCTCCTCTGTCACTCCAGCCCAGGGGATGGGGCAGGCAGAGCTGGAGAGGTGCCACTCTGAGGAGATGCTGACTGTGTCAGGGAGACTGGCCTTTCCCATGTCTTCCAGCTACAAGGACACTCCACAACCCTTCACAGAACATGGAAGGCTCCCATCGCCGCCTGTCAAACAGACAGCCAG CTCAGGATGTTCATATTCCACACAACCACCACGTCCACTAAACCTGCAGTTAGAAGAGTCAGAAGGTGTACAAAATTGGTTCAGTAAAGAAG GCCCGTTTCCGAGGCCCACGGATGTCAGCTCTCACAGCAGCAGTGGCAGTTTCCATAGCAGCAGGGAGCCTCTAGGTGTACACAACTACTGGAGTGACAAACCAGCAGGCAGAGGGACCAGTTCTCACCGCAACCAGAACCATCACCACCCCTCAAACACTGAGTCCTACTGGGAGAATGGGCAACGAGTACATGGGGGAGAGCTGCAGAGTCTATCCAAACCAAGTATAGCAAAGGAGAAGTCCCTGAGAAATGTGCTCCCTCCCCTGTGTGCCTCCAGACTGAAACCCATCAGACAGAAGACTAAAAACGCTGTG GTGAGTATTCTTGATACAGGAGAGGTGTGTATGGAGCTTCTCAAGGGCCAGGGCCCCCAGGAGAGGGTCAAAGAGGTCCTTAGGATATCCGGTGATGGTTCAATG GTCACTATTTACCAGCCCAATGAGGGGAAGGGTTTTCCTGTACTAGAGCGCCCCCCTGCTCCTCCTGAGGATATCTTGATCTGCAGCTATGATGACTTACCAG AGAAGTACTGGAGGAAATACCAGTATGCCTCCAAGTTTGTGCTCGTGGTGAAATCCAAGACTCCAAAAGTCACCCTCTACACTAAGTCTGCTAAGTGTATGCTGATGGAGAACTCCCCCAATGCAGACCTGGAGGTGTGCTTCTACGATG GAGCAAAGATCCACAAGACGTCGGAGCTGGTCCGGGTGGTGGAGAAGAGTGGGAAGTCATACACAGTGAAAGGGGAGGTGGGTCTGAGTGGCCTCAGCCCAGAGAGCAGGCTGTATGTGGAGCTGTCTGACGAGGGACACagcatgtgtctgtctctggaGGCGGCAATCACTGCAGAAGAGCAGCACAGTGTCAAGAGCACTCCCTTCTTCCCCATCACCATCGGCAG GAGACCTGCCAACCCAGACTCCTCCTGCCCCTCGTCCCAGCCTGCCACTGCTGATGTGGCATCACTGCCCCAGCCCCCATGTTTTACTCCCTCT AGGATCTTTTATGAAGAGTCTGACATCACCTCAGCCATTGTGAACAAAAACTGCTCTCCGCTGTCGGTCAAACAAGACCACACGGCCAACGCAGGGAAAGTCCTCAAGTCTGTCTTTGTGCCAAATATTGGTTGGGCCTCACAGCTGACCAGTGGAGAGGTGTGGGTGCAGTTCAACGATGGCTCCCAGCTGGTGGTGCAGGCAGGGGTTTCCTGTATTATTTACACGTCCCCAGTGGGACGGACCACCAG GTACAAGGAGAATGAGAAGTTGCCAGAGCTTGTGAAGGAGAAGCTGCACTGTCTCTCCACCATCCTGGGTCTGTTGGCCAGTCCAGCAGCACGCCGCTGA
- the LOC115162262 gene encoding serine/threonine-protein kinase PLK4 isoform X1, whose translation MFDKVIRYFFQNLTTKCKVSEDEERILSTAGEFQIEDFKVLTLLGKGSFACVYRAKSVNTGLEVAIKMIDKKAMHKSGMVQRVSNEVEIQCRLKHPSILELYNYFEDSNYVYLVLEMCHNGEMSRYLKDRKMPFSEGEARHFMHQIVKGMLYLHTHGIMHRDLTLSNLLLSGNMNLKIADFGLATKLKLPSEKHFTMCGTPNYISPEVATHSAHGLESDVWSLGCMFYAFLMGRPPFDTDTVKHTLNKVVLGEYDMPSHVSQEAQDLIHQLLRKDPAQRPSLSAVLEHPFMTQSLLARTKELSLGEPGSMDSGIATISTACTSSMSGSSSSRHLQRRARHVMGPALPNIMMPIPTLPRPPSNACFEGVEQWQQQHSDRVGRSRAALGGESGRPHSRYLRRAHSSDRSSSSVTPAQGMGQAELERCHSEEMLTVSGRLAFPMSSSYKDTPQPFTEHGRLPSPPVKQTASSGCSYSTQPPRPLNLQLEESEGVQNWFSKEGPFPRPTDVSSHSSSGSFHSSREPLGVHNYWSDKPAGRGTSSHRNQNHHHPSNTESYWENGQRVHGGELQSLSKPSIAKEKSLRNVLPPLCASRLKPIRQKTKNAVVSILDTGEVCMELLKGQGPQERVKEVLRISGDGSMVTIYQPNEGKGFPVLERPPAPPEDILICSYDDLPEKYWRKYQYASKFVLVVKSKTPKVTLYTKSAKCMLMENSPNADLEVCFYDGAKIHKTSELVRVVEKSGKSYTVKGEVGLSGLSPESRLYVELSDEGHSMCLSLEAAITAEEQHSVKSTPFFPITIGRRPANPDSSCPSSQPATADVASLPQPPCFTPSRIFYEESDITSAIVNKNCSPLSVKQDHTANAGKVLKSVFVPNIGWASQLTSGEVWVQFNDGSQLVVQAGVSCIIYTSPVGRTTRYKENEKLPELVKEKLHCLSTILGLLASPAARR comes from the exons ATGTTCGACAAAGTCATTCGTTATTTCTTTCAAAACCTGACAACTAAATGCAAAGTCAGTGAAGATGAGGAGAGAATATTATCTACAGCTGGGGAGTTTCAGATTGAG GACTTCAAAGTTCTCACTCTCCTTGGTAAGGGCTCCTTTGCATGTGTTTACCGGGCGAAGTCAGTTAACACTGGCTTGGAGGTGGCGATCAAAATG ATTGACAAAAAAGCCATGCACAAATCTGGTATGGTCCAGCGTGTAAGTAACGAAGTGGAGATTCAGTGTCGATTGAAGCATCCGTCAATACTAGAG CTGTACAACTACTTTGAAGACAGTAATTATGTGTACTTGGTGTTGGAGATGTGCCATAATGGAGAGATGAGTCGATACCTGAAAGATAGGAAGATGCCCTTCTCAGAGGGTGAAg CAAGGCACTTCATGCATCAAATAGTGAAAGGTATGCTGTACTTGCATACACATGGCATCATGCATCGGGACCTGACCTTGTCCAACCTGCTGCTGTCAGGCAATATGAACCTTAAAATAGCTGACTTTGGCCTGGCCACCAAGCTGAAGCTCCCCAGCGAGAAGCACTTCACCATGTGTGGCACACCCAACTACATCTCCCCAGAGGTGGCCACCCACAGTGCCCACGGCCTGGAATCTGATGTCTGGTCTCTGGGCTGCATGTTCTATGCCTTCCTGATGGGCCGGCCCCCGTTTGACACAGACACGGTGAAGCACACCCTCAACAAGGTGGTTCTGGGGGAGTATGACATGCCCAGCCATGTGTCCCAGGAGGCCCAGGACCTGATCCATCAGCTGCTGAGGAAGGACCCTGCGCAACGGCCCAGCCTGTCTGCTGTGCTGGAGCACCCCTTCATGACCCAAAGCCTGCTGGCCAGGACCAAGGAGCTGAGCCTGGGGGAGCCAGGCTCCATGGACAGCGGCATCGCCACCATCTCCACAGCCTGCACCTCGTCCATGtccggcagcagcagcagccgccATCTCCAGAGGAGAGCCAGGCATGTGATGGGACCTGCCTTGCCCAATATCATGATGCCTATCCCTACACTGCCCCGGCCGCCCAGCAACGCCTGCTTTGAGGGGGTTGAGCAGTGGCAGCAGCAGCACTCAGACAGAGTAGGCAGGAGCAGAGCTGCTCTGGGTGGGGAGAGTGGACGGCCCCACTCCAGGTACCTACGAAGGGCTCACTCCTCAGACCGGTCTAGCTCCTCTGTCACTCCAGCCCAGGGGATGGGGCAGGCAGAGCTGGAGAGGTGCCACTCTGAGGAGATGCTGACTGTGTCAGGGAGACTGGCCTTTCCCATGTCTTCCAGCTACAAGGACACTCCACAACCCTTCACAGAACATGGAAGGCTCCCATCGCCGCCTGTCAAACAGACAGCCAG CTCAGGATGTTCATATTCCACACAACCACCACGTCCACTAAACCTGCAGTTAGAAGAGTCAGAAGGTGTACAAAATTGGTTCAGTAAAGAAG GCCCGTTTCCGAGGCCCACGGATGTCAGCTCTCACAGCAGCAGTGGCAGTTTCCATAGCAGCAGGGAGCCTCTAGGTGTACACAACTACTGGAGTGACAAACCAGCAGGCAGAGGGACCAGTTCTCACCGCAACCAGAACCATCACCACCCCTCAAACACTGAGTCCTACTGGGAGAATGGGCAACGAGTACATGGGGGAGAGCTGCAGAGTCTATCCAAACCAAGTATAGCAAAGGAGAAGTCCCTGAGAAATGTGCTCCCTCCCCTGTGTGCCTCCAGACTGAAACCCATCAGACAGAAGACTAAAAACGCTGTG GTGAGTATTCTTGATACAGGAGAGGTGTGTATGGAGCTTCTCAAGGGCCAGGGCCCCCAGGAGAGGGTCAAAGAGGTCCTTAGGATATCCGGTGATGGTTCAATG GTCACTATTTACCAGCCCAATGAGGGGAAGGGTTTTCCTGTACTAGAGCGCCCCCCTGCTCCTCCTGAGGATATCTTGATCTGCAGCTATGATGACTTACCAG AGAAGTACTGGAGGAAATACCAGTATGCCTCCAAGTTTGTGCTCGTGGTGAAATCCAAGACTCCAAAAGTCACCCTCTACACTAAGTCTGCTAAGTGTATGCTGATGGAGAACTCCCCCAATGCAGACCTGGAGGTGTGCTTCTACGATG GAGCAAAGATCCACAAGACGTCGGAGCTGGTCCGGGTGGTGGAGAAGAGTGGGAAGTCATACACAGTGAAAGGGGAGGTGGGTCTGAGTGGCCTCAGCCCAGAGAGCAGGCTGTATGTGGAGCTGTCTGACGAGGGACACagcatgtgtctgtctctggaGGCGGCAATCACTGCAGAAGAGCAGCACAGTGTCAAGAGCACTCCCTTCTTCCCCATCACCATCGGCAG GAGACCTGCCAACCCAGACTCCTCCTGCCCCTCGTCCCAGCCTGCCACTGCTGATGTGGCATCACTGCCCCAGCCCCCATGTTTTACTCCCTCT AGGATCTTTTATGAAGAGTCTGACATCACCTCAGCCATTGTGAACAAAAACTGCTCTCCGCTGTCGGTCAAACAAGACCACACGGCCAACGCAGGGAAAGTCCTCAAGTCTGTCTTTGTGCCAAATATTGGTTGGGCCTCACAGCTGACCAGTGGAGAGGTGTGGGTGCAGTTCAACGATGGCTCCCAGCTGGTGGTGCAGGCAGGGGTTTCCTGTATTATTTACACGTCCCCAGTGGGACGGACCACCAG GTACAAGGAGAATGAGAAGTTGCCAGAGCTTGTGAAGGAGAAGCTGCACTGTCTCTCCACCATCCTGGGTCTGTTGGCCAGTCCAGCAGCACGCCGCTGA